Part of the Passer domesticus isolate bPasDom1 chromosome 8, bPasDom1.hap1, whole genome shotgun sequence genome is shown below.
GCATGGAAGTCATTTCAGAacctcctttttgtatctcatgcagaaaaggagatcttaataataccatgctacttaaaaacacattgtgaTGCAGATCTGTAGTGATTCCCAAtgaagcagactgcctgctttgtcactgccagccctggtgaccctgcAAGAGACCGTAGGGTATGCCGTGCCTCTTTTatatccaagcaaagcttgagtttgcttattagtgtggaataaatacaagggtaataaaatggacaattaaactggtcactttggaggatatgctcatgctttcacacgtcagtcctgtgcctcatgctgccaaggcttgttactcatcgtgaaatatttcaataaaaaaacacagctcctgtgttacatctgaataaaattgcatcagTTCATCAAGAATTCTGCTTGCAAGAACAAGAGAAAAGCTGTCTGACACTcacttgcagctgtcctggatttctgcagccttTTCTGAAACGCTGCTGTAGgcagagtgtttggagttggtttgggcctttatgagagatctgtgtaacagcatggtgggctctcctggcagaaaactgtccaagcccagggacatggtgccggcaggagtggagcagccccgctcccagcccgagagtgtgagctgagccacgccggggagaaaagacaccgaggggctccagcccagctgcttcacctgccgtgaccgctccacagagctctgcctctgggagaaagTCACTGgcctttttgcttgcttttcaggtATTCCGCttgttaataaactgttgcaatttttttccactttcatctattagtaTTCATTTCCTGTTACTGGAAGGGGATTGTTGGAACACTTTAGAGGAGACGACTCATTGCAGAGTGTCCTGTATTAAGTTCTCCCAAACTGCGTGAGACACatggcttcacacaggagcagccccaaggctgctgaggggaaggcacagaggaagacaaacccagtatttctgaggggaattccttgacaccaaaccaacctgagttgtccaacagctgacctgacattttgagacatgggccaaaggggaaagcttgcagtgtgtttggtccaggccgggtcatgctcaaggcaaaggtgtgtcagtgcacttggctccttctctcctcattgtgtccagcacacacaggagcccagagctcctgcagaaaccatcacaACACTCAGTGGGAGCAACTTGTGTCCAGTGCTCACATAGAGCTGTGTccaacactgcacctcattggaatgaggaactgttccagctcttttaggagctaaatttggccttcagatcagctccatcccagctcttgatttgctgtcctggctgagctgctgcttgtggcagcacttgttgcccagctgccagccctcctctgctggccagcagccactgcaggagcttgtgccAGTGACATCGAACCTTTcagatcttcctcaggaaagctcagggcagaacttgtcaaaagagcattgcctgggccatGCCTTTGACTGTGACTCTTTTCTCTGCGCTCCTTGCCCTTGCGCAGTAAATATTTTAGTAACCAAGTTTGCGGCTCCAGAAATTCCTCAAACAGTCGCTTACACTGTAACAACAAAATTTGGGATGTGTGatctcactttaattcattGTGCAGAAAACTACAGGAGCATTGCTTCTGAGCTGTGTGTCTAACCTAAGTGACCTTGCCACCAAGAActcagaaaaatgggagagatggaatcagtagcacaaggatctgcattgtgattctcccacaggcctgaggacacggcccacttccactgggccatgCCTTTTTACCCTACATCAAAACCTCGTGCTTCAGATTGTGGTGGTGAATGGCCCCAGCCTTGTCCGGCCACACGGTGACCTGAGAAACGCTTGTCaggcctgggccttgctgaacagcgcctgggcccagctcctcttgagcttcccagagacaccgagcgctgccaggcacttgtgctgtctgacgagctcctggggtgtcctgtgaactgccttggaaaccgcttttcctgcctcaaaggcatgacatcctccttctcccactctcagagccaggctgctgacccACGGTGCGGCCACGATGAAGCCTTGATGGCTGAGGCCCCTCGCCTGTGGCCCATGAACAGCGCTCCCAAATGAGGCccttggggctctcctggagcccagaggtgccagcagcaacctccctctgagtggggcctcgcaGAGCCAGCGCGCTCTCAAGcttgctgcactggcagcatgactgagcagccatggatcctgggccaagagcccactcctggaggctccagtttaaccactgctcagctccagtgctgttaagCATTTAGGCTGTATTCCTTTTGAtccttgtcctttctgtccctttctcaaacacacctaaacacacacacacacacacacacacacacacataattctcataatgtttctcatttgattgactgaattttgttccttgcttttttccccatgttgttCCTTAACCAAGCAGTAagtaataatgtgaatgttgccaatgaattttcttgagctgttgctTAATATTCTATCTGGCTTTTACTGAACCTTGCCTGAGAATTTTTAAGCAATCTCAGACACTTGTTCATAccaagccttgggagcatgaggtGCAGGATTGACACTGGAAAGCAAGAGAGTCATTCAAGAGGGATCAGTTTAACTGTCCATTTTATTACGCTTCTATTTATTTCACTCTAAGAAGCCAAGCCAAGCTTTTCTTAGAGGCAGAATGTGTGTGGGAGGCACTACAATATTATCCCATagctctgggctgaatggcACCCAGACTTGGGCTGCacgagctggggaaaaaatgttccTGCCCTTGAACTTCCTTCCTATCCTCTcaacaactgaaaacaaaattataaatcaaTAAACTAAAATTACAATGAAatcaattataataaaaatgaaatattttttcttacgTTACTCCAATGATCCAAGCAAAACAACAATAACTATTACTATAATATTAAGAATAACTATAAACAAATTATATACTAAGAAATACCTTCTGAAAGCTTTATCGTAGTAACTAATATACTTTAGactaaaaatatctaaaaaaacTAACATACAATCCAACACACCTTAGTAAAACAATTCATATTACAAACAtactaaacacaaaaccaagcacCACTAGAATTTCTCCTACATTTTAACCAAACAATTAAACTTTAATAACATCCTTAAGTACTCTAAAACAattccaattattttttaaaatttaattgtagGTGAGTGCTTTTATTTGGATattggtttttggattgtttgggttAGATGATttcaaaaatgggatttttatagcaaattaatcagctgagaaggcggcactctgcaaacagaactgactgaaaaggaatgggacagaaatcagtaactctgaaagttttatttgctgtcaaatacatcccacccagccagccccacacaatccccatcccaccactCCCAATTGGGATCCTACTGCTCCCAATCCCTTTCCAACCCCATCTCACCCTGGTGGTTGTGGAATTGAGTGAGTTTAGCCTGGGATTGAGTTTTTTTGAGGAGGGAACAAGCAATTTGAGGAGGGATTGAGCCTTTAGGGGTTAAAATTtagttgttttcagtgggatttgagtGGTTTTGAGGTGATAGATCCCTCTTGGCTTTTGGAGGgcaaagagaggaagaagagaaaaaaattaaagccaaaccaaaaggaaaacaggcagGTGTGTTCCCAAAagggatcacagggaatgtgggtcaccagggctgtgcccagcgtgggtcctgcagtgggggatggagctggagcagcgcacgaagctcttACCACACTCGGGGAACTCgcctccgttggtgttgggtcaagtgagagctgcaggagaagctcttcccacactggggacactcgtagggcctctccccagtgtggatgcgccggtgcctgacaaggtgggagttgtgcctgaatcccttcccgcagtcggggcagcagaagggcctctcctctgtgtgactctgatagTGCCGGAAAAGATGGAAGCGGATccgaaaccccttcccacacttggaacactcatagggcctctccccagagtggatcttttggtggacaatcagGCTGGAATGctggctgaagcttttcccacactccccacactcatagggccattccccagggTGGGTCCTCCGGTGGctgatcaggtgggagctctgcctgaagcttttcccacattcctcacactcctggggcctctccccagtgtggatgagcCGGTGCCTGATGAGGGTGGAGTTGCGCCTGAAGCCCTGcccacagtcggggcagcggaagggcctctcctctgtgtgcgtgcgctggTGCACGAGGAGATtagagctggtctgaaacctcttcctgcactgatcacactcgtagggcctctcctcAGTGTGGCTCCTCCGGTGCACGATCAGGTGGGAGATGCACCTGAAGCTCCTCCCACACTCCtcgcacttgtggggcttctccccatcaggaaactcctcatggaccaccagctccgagctctggctccatcttcGGCCGCCTTgccggcccaggctggctctttccccctcagatccccgccatctgcgtttgcagcccctcctcgtgcagcatctccagggcttttcctccccattgGGTTCCTGCGccatggagccgctcaaaacggcctctgccatgaggttctgccgcggggatttgtcctccctgctctccatgctcagctcctgctctgggggaggaaggacaaggacgggatggcatttgcctccgggccacaggcaagggcaaggagattcccccaggctgtcctgcagccggggcggtgctgggctgggagatggagcaggagagagggggaaaggggcactgacttcctcgtCCCCTGCCTCAGTGTCCAGGGACATATTCCTCTCTCTCACTGCCTCACAAGAAGTggcaatgggaaatcctggtttggggaaaacaagggatgagcacattgACTTTGAAAGTCTTTCCACCCAAGTCCCTTTCTACAAGTCACCGGCCATCGGGGCTCCAGAAAAAgctcccaaacaccaagattcagccttgaaaaagcctcccaggaattccccggccctgctccctcctctctgctctttgggagttcccccagtcccagctgctggggtcacgcttgcattgcgggtcccccttctcctcggtgcccaccctccccaggctgctggcagtcccagcaatcccaaaagctgccccctcttcactctgcccattcaggggtgccggggctttttgggctcccttttgggctcccttctcccctcattgtctgctctgggctgcaggggctccaaggagtcccccctgcccctctccagcctctgcaggctcccgccaatggcggcgctcccccctctctgggctccccactttgggctcctgggggacacagggctctgctcctcaaGGCTgtctctgccgccagccgccaccccccgatgtccccccaaGGGGctttttctgccctgccttggagttcttcattctccaaacatccccccaaaaaatcccaacccaggCACTCCCCAGAATATTTGGGCTGAGCcccacctccccgggcacctCCAGACTTCCCATGTGCCTGACCCTGGGACGACCTGGAACACCTTGGACCCCcattccagcctttccctgcccccagccccacccttcTGCAAAACCACACACCCCCTGAACTCCCCCTTCCTGAACATCCTGGGTGTCCCTATGCCATGTCCCACCTTTTTTGGTAAACCCTGCACTCGCCTTTCCTGGGCTCCAGGCCCCCTGGAACTCCCTTCTACCTCTCCATGTCCCTGCCCCCCATTTCTGTGACCCTGAgcccctcctgcacccccaTTCCTGAGACCCGAGACCCCCTTTTACCTCATTGCCCAGGACTGagacccccctgcacccccttatCTGGCACCAACTCAACTTTCCCCGGCCCCCGCCtctcccagcacccagccccaccCTTTTCCCTGACCTGGGATCCCTGGGCCCCCATTCCTGCATTTTCCAGCCCCCAGACCCTCCTTTTTTCACTCCCAGGACATCCCGGTACCCCCTTTCCTGGGCACAGGATtccctgcacaccccatcccagctctcccagtccctgcacCCCCTTTCCTTGACTCTGAGCCCCTgaacctccttcccagctcgGCCAGCTCTTCAAGTCCCCCTTTCCTTGGCCTCTTgacccccctggatccccagtcTCTCACGTtcagccccccagctcccccgATCTCGCTGTCCCCCCAGTTCTGCACTCCCTGCAGTACCTGGCAGTGGCGCTGTCGCAGCCCAGCCCTGTCGCCGCGTCCTCTCAGTGCCCATTCGGGCCCTGCCCGACCAGCCCGACACGGTCGACTGCGGGGGACACTCCCCTGTGCCCGGGCTACAGGAGAGCGGCCGGGGCTGCCAGCCCTAAACCACAGGAGTAGCTGGCAGacgctgctgcaggaagaaagggCCCACTCTGGGCAGGGTAAAGCCAAGGTTTAtttcagggctcagggcagctctgaccctcagggcaacctgctgcacacagcacacactcaGCCCCTGCACCAGCTTGGAAAGGGGGGCGCAAACAAGGCAAAGATACATCCAACAACCAATGGGGGAAACGGGGGGTGTGCAAACTGGGCAGATGGACATTAAGGATCACAAATGAGGAAGCACCTTAAGGGAGGGTCCTGACCTCTGCCCAATCACTCCACGCCCCTGTGGGAAGATTCTGGAAAGAGAGGAAGGGAGGCCGAGGGATTGACAGGGGCCCAGGGAGGAGACTGGGgaatggctctgcagccacagggaggatttacatgggggaggagggaaggcacTTGGGGCAAAGCATTTTCAGGAAAGAAGCGGGGCTACATCAAGGAAACCATTGCAAACTGGGAACAAGGAGAATAAAACACAATAAAACACGGCCTAAGGTCCCCCAGTCCTTGATTGTGGGGGACGTGGACGGGACCCCTGCGAGCGCTGGGGCAGCGAGCGGGGCCAGATGGAGCCGCAGAGAGCGGGGATGGTggggggagctgagctgggatattgggatagccagggctgggatattgggatagccaggactgggatattgggatagccagggctggaatACTGGGATAGCCAGGTTTGGGTTATTGGGATTGCCAATGTTGGggtattgggatagccagggctgggatattgggagagccagagctgggatattgggatagccagggctgggatattgggatggCCAGggttgggatattgggataggcagggctgggatattgggatagccagccCCGGCTCAAGGACAGGAACCTGCCCATGGCCGACAGTGCCCTGGAGACGGGGCCGGTACAACCAGAGCGGGGGGCACTAGggggagccaggggctgggctgggatctgtgggaatggaggactctgaggggctgggatgggatctctATGGCTACGAGGGGTGGGATTtcatctccttccagctgggacccgggagctttgcagtgtccGATAGTGCCACGTGGATcacctggaggtgctgggaatgcaaagggatcatggtggagcagatgaagcattatctgggacacagctgtgtggaagagctcccaaaatccatcagacatggtcaggaggctctggagaacAAAGGTGGttgtgggaggaggaggggagttCGTGTGGGAGTGTGGGATTGAGGAATGGGAACCTTGGGAATTCCCATGTCTTGTCTCAgcaaccccttgtgtgagggcacgaggcttgactccattttcctcagaaggctgatttattatgttatatattatattaaaatactacattaaaactatactaaaagaacagagagaagaagatcagaaggctacaaagacaagaatagaatagcaatcaataacaaaaatcctgtgactgctcacagccttggcacaggtggctgtgattggtcactaattgaaaacaatccacatggaccaatgaaagatgctcctgtggcattccacagcagcagatagttattgtttacatttctttcctgaggctctcagctcctcaggacaggaaaaatcctagcagaggaattttcactaaaatatcatggctacatctcacccttttaaatttattaaattcaatagaaaaagagaatgtttgtaatttcttctactgggcccttgcagaagagagaacaaacacctcttgaggttcatctgttgccaatcaaaatctcaatcaactgctgatgtggaatggtcagggaaattcttcacctgtagaacattcagggaaattcttcacctataaaacatcaaattctatcatatcactaaaacaatcttaaaatataagaaaatgcaaaaactcagGCAAACGAaattcattgtttcaagtccaaacagctgaatttcaggacagagtccatggactgaagatgctcttctttgacatctctggaagtcccctttggtcctgaaacaggcttgcagaattctgaaacaaagaactgctaaagaaaacaagaattagcaAAAATCCATTGACAGTCATCAAACATatcagagagaaaattctggaatgccgtggccacagcccttcattgaaccacttgggctgaggctaatttgtggcttttcaatgcttttgagctgctagctctttccactttttttatttttttttttttttccccaaaagaagaagagcagcagcagcagggggtctctaggaccctttggtggccctggtcctggtgggcggaccagagaacccagacctggctcacagaacggtggcccaggtccctgtggtgaaagcaaagtccccaaacccagcactggacggggtggaggccccggcccagggaaatgagccaaatggcccagaaccagcctgtgaggcgggctctgtgtgctcacaacctggcaggaccatgctgccagtgtcttcagagcagaaatgaccaAACGCTTCCTCCCCCCAGAGGCACCACCAGTGCACACCGGCAGCTCGGGAATAGAAGCATTCTCAGGAATTttcatcccagatctgagggtttcttgtccccagagcaagcgagcaatgcttgctttgcacGGTTTCTCTCGCTCCTGCAAGGCAAATGGCACTGCTCCTGCGttctgcccctcggcaccacccccatcccctctGGACTTGGGACCAGAGGCAGAtaccacaggagccaactcccccacgccgctggggcaCTCGGGGggaggcaggcaccccaaccctATGGGAGAAGCCGCCGACCACACGCGAAATGACCCAGAAAACACATTGATTCTGAACACAGCCAGCCAAACTGCCCCTGCAGTCAGCTGGCGGGCCGTGCCCTCTCCACAGAGGGACAGGCTGTCcgcagggtctgatgcgaaGGACAGAGCTCTGGAAGCCAGCGGGACAGCTGGGGTGGGTGGCGCGGGCAGCACAGGCGCTGGTGTCGGCTCTTGAGGCGgtcccgtgggctcagcactgTTCTCAGCATGCTCTTGCACTGAAATCGGGTCGGCTGGAAGCAGCGGGACTGGCACGGGCAGCGGGGGCGCATCCCCCGCCGGGCTGGGCGCAGCGGCCGAGTCTCCTTCGGGGTCTGGACACTGCAGCGCAGGCGCAGCCATCAAGGCCGGCCGAGCTGGCCCGGGCAGCGGCAGGGCCACGGGCGGAGCCGCAGGGTCCGGTgcctcccgcggggccgggtgaggcggagccgcggggtccggcacCTCCCGCGGGGCCGGCTGAGGCAGGGTCGGCTGCGCTGCCTCCCGGAGTGGGGGCAGCGGAGAATTCCACGGTGAAGCAGGCGGGGctggctccccatcccccccaagagaaaGAGCTGGGGgagaaggcagctctgcctgctcatgctccaagggagcggagaaaaacttttgctcagctgtgggcaatGCGGGGGGGCTGCGAACCcgcggttcgtcttctttgagaggcttctCTCGTGCCGAACCTGGTGGGAACGGAGCGCGACCGCACCGGGCCACGATGACCCCCGCAGCCTccctttttttcaaaatatagaAGAGGCATAGGTGCGCTCCATACATTCTTGGGAGTGTAACACCCTGGTCCTTTGTCCACTCAAAAGCAGCCTCCATGAACTGCCAAAGATCTATAACGAGGGAGTATaccacatttgtaaaaaatctatgaaattctGCCCATCTGAAAAACCGATCATACAGTTCCTTGCAAAAAATCAAATCGTGTCCCCATTTGCGCCAGAGTtcaataactttctcctctgacgcagtaaacggaacctgagcttccgaaggtacatttttctaactttcctcccaccttctacgagtggcaggatcttcaggaagggaaaaaataacagtacctttagacagtgtccttgtggatccagctgtgcagctctgctgctctgccgtctctggacacaatctccaggaaagtccaacaggttcttctgtttgccttggctgtgaactctgcccatcttcagggtctcgtttcttcagctccaggctggactccgTGGTCACTcctggggtgaccatcagtttcacacgtccaggggtcaccaattgttGTTTAGACAAagaccccttgtgtgaggacacgaggcttgactccatttttatcagaaggctgatttattatgttatatattatattaaaatactacattacaactatactaaaagaacagagagaagaagatcagaaggctacaaagacaagaatagaatagcaatcaataacaaaaatcctgtgactgctcacagccttggcacaggtggctgtgattggtcactgattgaaaacaatccacatggaccaatgaaagatgcacctgtggccttccacagcagcagatagttattggttacatttctttcctgaggctctcagcttctcaggacaggaaaaatcctaggaaaggatttttcatagaatatcatggctacacttgggctctgtgctttccttcctatggaaatgAACCATCCTTCTTGTCTACATAGAAATGGCTGAAATTTGGGTTCCACCACACAAATTCCCTATATCCGAGGATTGTTTTCAGACAAAAGCAATTAAGAAAGAGAGGTCTGTGTGGCCTAGGCCTCTTATGCCTGCCtttcatctgcccctgaaacactggtgttctgtgctttccttcctacgGAAAAGAGCCATCCTTCTCCTCTTGGTGTCCATGTCTGAAATTGGGATTCAACctctaaaattctgtatatccCAGAGTTgctcccaggcaaaatctgccagtaccTCCAAGtttggctggccttggcctctggtgactggccctgcaacactggggcttGGTTCTTTACTTCCCATGGAGTTCACTAGGACATGGTGGGGACCTCATgaaaccaaggggatcattgtggcaccactggagcccatggaaccaaggggccatggtgacacaccagggcttcatggaacccagagaccattatgactctgtggggcctgatggaaccatggagaccattctgACCCTTCAGGGCCTCGAGTCACCAAGGGGGCATTATGAcacctcagggcctcatggaagcaagggaccattgGGACACagtggggccccatggaactgAGGGAACacggagcagctctggctggcttggcctcccaggagccacctgacaggtctggctgatgttgggatgtcaagggctgcctctcatcagctcctggggcactggggctccgtgctttccttGCTATAGGAAAGAACTGTCTGTCTTTTCAGATTCCCATTTCCAAAATTGGTATTCTCCCTAAAAAGTTTTCTCTATGCAAAGATATCTCTCAGAAcaaaacctgccagctctggctgggttTGGCCTCTGGTGGTGacctctcatctgcccctgaaacaatggggctcttttccttccttactGTGGAAAGAAAGTGCCTTTCATGTCAAGGAGCCATGGgcaaaattagaatttggcaTCCCAAATTCTGTAAAtccaaggattgctcccagacaaaagtagccaggacagacaggtcaggctggccctgtcctctggtgatttcTTTAGATtatgagctgaatgttttcaactgaaaacaccttggagagggCCCGGAGATCTCCCAAGGAGGGATTTTGAGGCCTTGGGCACATGAGCACTACAtatggacaaaggagctctgtgctctgtgctgttgtgcGGTTTTGCCTCACGGAAGTGATGTT
Proteins encoded:
- the LOC135305574 gene encoding zinc finger protein 239-like; protein product: MESREDKSPRQNLMAEAVLSGSMAQEPNGEEKPWRCCTRRGCKRRWRGSEGERASLGRQGGRRWSQSSELVVHEEFPDGEKPHKCEECGRSFRCISHLIVHRRSHTEERPYECDQCRKRFQTSSNLLVHQRTHTEERPFRCPDCGQGFRRNSTLIRHRLIHTGERPQECEECGKSFRQSSHLISHRRTHPGEWPYECGECGKSFSQHSSLIVHQKIHSGERPYECSKCGKGFRIRFHLFRHYQSHTEERPFCCPDCGKGFRHNSHLVRHRRIHTGERPYECPQCGKSFSCSSHLTQHQRRRVPRVW